One part of the Tunicatimonas pelagia genome encodes these proteins:
- a CDS encoding nucleoside hydrolase → MLYSRLLIGLLFLSVPIFAQQYSNLPAEQRIERLSPPETPLRVVIDTDTYNEIDDQFAVVYALFSPEQLNVEAIYAAPFKNHRSESAGEGMEKSYEEILRLLERTETSADGFVYRGSERFLTDYNEPVESDAARDLIDRAKSSDEPLYVLTLGAPTNVASAILLEPSIVEKIVVVWLGGKGLNWPFASEFNLQQDVLSSKVMFDSGVPLVQIPTQPVTSHLLLSIPEAEKYLKGQGAIGDYLLEIFSQYPKEVNADEYAWSKVVWDISAIAYAVNPDWFQTELRPAPILTNEKTYSFDNRRHLYRVVTHLNRDKIFGDMFRKIEVQVAKGNK, encoded by the coding sequence ATGTTATATTCTCGCCTATTGATAGGGCTGCTATTTCTAAGTGTTCCTATCTTCGCTCAGCAGTACTCAAACCTTCCCGCAGAACAGCGCATTGAACGACTTTCACCTCCCGAGACTCCCCTCCGGGTGGTGATTGATACCGATACCTACAATGAAATTGACGATCAATTTGCCGTGGTGTACGCTCTTTTCTCGCCGGAGCAACTCAATGTAGAAGCCATCTATGCGGCTCCCTTCAAAAACCATCGGTCTGAGAGTGCCGGAGAAGGTATGGAGAAAAGCTACGAAGAAATTCTTCGCTTACTGGAACGTACCGAAACTTCGGCTGATGGTTTTGTTTACCGAGGTTCTGAGCGGTTTTTAACTGATTATAACGAGCCGGTAGAAAGCGATGCCGCGCGAGACCTAATTGACCGGGCTAAAAGTTCGGATGAGCCGTTGTATGTTCTCACACTAGGCGCACCCACCAATGTAGCTTCCGCTATTTTACTGGAGCCTAGTATCGTAGAAAAAATCGTGGTAGTTTGGCTCGGTGGAAAAGGCCTAAATTGGCCGTTCGCCAGCGAGTTTAACCTACAGCAAGATGTACTATCTTCTAAGGTGATGTTTGATTCAGGTGTGCCGCTGGTGCAGATCCCTACCCAACCCGTCACTTCGCACCTCTTGCTGTCAATTCCTGAAGCCGAGAAATACTTAAAAGGACAGGGTGCCATTGGGGATTATTTGCTAGAAATCTTTAGCCAATACCCTAAAGAAGTCAATGCCGATGAATACGCTTGGTCAAAGGTAGTATGGGATATATCAGCCATCGCTTACGCCGTTAATCCCGACTGGTTTCAGACTGAGCTACGCCCTGCTCCTATTTTGACCAATGAAAAAACCTACAGCTTTGATAATCGTCGTCACCTTTATCGGGTAGTAACTCACCTGAACCGAGACAAAATCTTTGGTGACATGTTTCGGAAAATTGAGGTGCAAGTAGCGAAGGGCAATAAATAA
- a CDS encoding efflux RND transporter periplasmic adaptor subunit has protein sequence MLKKVGIPLAIVVVLIAGYFIFFSGSSSEEGIDLTTKVKRDDLQVDVTVTGELEAKNSVQIMGPNGLPQARIYQVNIDDIVSEGTVVKKGDMVARLDASELMDKIREEELEVEESMNKYEQTQIDTAITLREQRDKIVNLQYDLEQKQLILEQSKFEPPATIKQNELDSEKAERALEQGKQEYQLLRRKSVSEMAQSSTKLLDDKRDLEKLQRLLRELTITAPENGMVIYVRDWDGSKKGKGSQIRTWDPRVATLPDLTSMISRTYVNEVDISRVTTGQEVEIGLDAFPDKKLTGKVTQVANIGEQRPNSDAKVFEVTVEVNENDTTLRPAMTTSNAIITNYIEDVLLVPLEAIHSQGDSLTYVFKKTGLSTVKQQINLGTKGNDMVVVAQGLEENDEVFLSIPNNAEDKPIAYLEEGPQPLTDRGND, from the coding sequence ATGTTGAAAAAAGTTGGAATTCCCCTGGCCATCGTAGTCGTGCTAATTGCGGGCTACTTCATTTTCTTTAGTGGATCAAGTTCTGAAGAAGGAATTGACCTCACCACTAAAGTGAAACGCGACGATCTACAAGTTGATGTAACCGTTACCGGAGAACTGGAAGCTAAGAATTCAGTACAAATTATGGGGCCCAATGGGTTACCTCAGGCTCGTATATATCAGGTAAATATCGACGATATTGTATCTGAAGGTACAGTGGTGAAAAAGGGAGATATGGTCGCTCGACTTGATGCCTCTGAACTGATGGATAAAATTCGAGAAGAAGAGTTAGAAGTGGAAGAAAGTATGAACAAGTATGAGCAGACTCAAATTGATACGGCGATTACTTTACGCGAACAACGAGACAAAATTGTTAATCTTCAGTATGATCTGGAGCAGAAGCAACTGATACTAGAACAGTCTAAATTTGAGCCTCCGGCCACCATCAAACAAAATGAACTAGACTCTGAAAAGGCCGAGCGGGCACTGGAACAGGGCAAGCAGGAATATCAATTATTACGCCGAAAGAGCGTGTCTGAAATGGCACAATCCTCTACCAAGCTCCTCGACGATAAGCGAGACTTAGAGAAACTACAAAGGTTGTTACGAGAACTTACCATCACTGCTCCCGAAAATGGTATGGTTATCTACGTTCGGGATTGGGATGGGAGTAAAAAGGGAAAAGGATCACAAATTCGCACTTGGGATCCCCGGGTCGCTACGTTGCCCGATCTTACTTCTATGATTTCCCGTACCTACGTGAACGAAGTAGATATTAGTCGGGTAACAACTGGACAAGAAGTAGAAATTGGGTTAGATGCTTTTCCGGATAAAAAATTAACCGGTAAGGTAACCCAAGTGGCAAATATCGGAGAGCAGCGACCGAATAGTGATGCTAAGGTATTTGAGGTAACCGTAGAGGTGAACGAGAATGATACAACCCTTCGCCCGGCTATGACTACCAGTAATGCTATTATCACCAACTATATTGAAGATGTGTTGCTAGTTCCATTAGAAGCTATTCATAGTCAGGGGGATTCACTTACCTACGTTTTCAAGAAAACTGGTCTGTCTACCGTAAAGCAGCAAATTAATCTGGGAACCAAAGGTAACGATATGGTTGTGGTGGCTCAGGGGTTAGAAGAAAACGATGAAGTGTTTTTGTCTATCCCGAACAACGCCGAAGACAAGCCTATTGCTTATCTGGAAGAAGGCCCCCAGCCACTAACTGATCGGGGTAATGACTGA
- a CDS encoding ABC transporter permease codes for MTEKILANFSLALEAVLANKLRSMLTALGIIFGVAAVIAMLGIGAGAQQEILDQIRLIGVNNIVISPVIEQTEEDLQATTVSANKPKFSPGLSLADAQSIQNIIPGIAKISPEIILDKYLITNGIRRSAKLVGVNNYYFDIANFQLAEGELFSERQIREGDRVCIIGKGIQSRFFSEQEPIDKHIKVGNQWLRIVGVLEPRLITDENISRLGIRDYNMDVYVPINTVLIRYRDRSLITQAQIEAAKARNRSRGDNEEATTAELTEQRNYHQIDRLVVQAEETNALSRIAEVSSRMLERRHFGMVDFEVTIPEMLIKQQQRTNQIFNIVLGALAGISLLVGGIGIMNIMLASVMERIKEIGLRLAVGAQKTDIIWQFLFEAILISISGGLIGIILGITIAMGISQVADIPTVITPFSIILSFGVAATVGLIFGIAPARRAANQDPITSLRYE; via the coding sequence ATGACTGAGAAAATACTCGCTAATTTCTCATTGGCCTTGGAGGCAGTTTTGGCTAACAAGCTGCGCTCTATGCTTACCGCGCTGGGCATTATTTTCGGGGTAGCTGCCGTCATTGCAATGCTAGGCATCGGAGCCGGAGCTCAACAGGAAATACTGGATCAGATTCGCCTAATCGGGGTGAATAATATTGTGATTAGCCCAGTTATTGAGCAAACCGAAGAAGATTTGCAGGCGACTACCGTATCAGCCAATAAACCAAAATTCTCTCCCGGACTTTCCCTGGCTGATGCCCAAAGTATTCAAAATATTATTCCTGGTATTGCCAAAATTAGCCCTGAGATTATTCTTGATAAATATCTAATTACCAATGGCATACGTCGTTCGGCTAAGCTGGTGGGAGTAAACAATTATTACTTTGACATTGCTAATTTCCAGTTGGCTGAAGGAGAGCTATTTAGTGAACGCCAGATACGGGAGGGCGATCGGGTATGCATTATTGGGAAAGGAATTCAATCTCGGTTCTTTAGTGAACAGGAGCCGATTGATAAGCACATTAAAGTAGGGAACCAGTGGTTACGGATTGTGGGAGTACTGGAACCTCGGTTAATTACGGATGAGAATATTAGTCGGTTGGGTATTCGCGATTATAATATGGATGTTTACGTACCCATCAATACCGTCCTCATTCGTTACCGAGATCGATCACTAATTACCCAAGCACAAATTGAAGCGGCCAAGGCTCGTAATAGAAGTCGAGGGGATAATGAAGAGGCTACCACTGCGGAGTTGACGGAGCAGCGTAACTATCACCAAATTGACCGTTTAGTAGTACAAGCGGAAGAAACTAATGCACTCAGCCGGATTGCGGAGGTGTCATCGCGCATGTTAGAACGACGGCACTTCGGCATGGTCGATTTTGAGGTAACCATCCCCGAAATGCTGATTAAGCAGCAGCAGCGCACTAATCAAATTTTCAACATTGTGTTAGGGGCACTAGCCGGAATCTCGCTGCTAGTCGGAGGTATCGGTATTATGAATATCATGTTAGCCTCGGTAATGGAGCGCATCAAGGAGATTGGATTGCGATTGGCCGTCGGAGCACAAAAAACCGACATTATCTGGCAGTTTCTGTTTGAGGCCATATTAATCAGTATCAGTGGCGGACTAATTGGAATAATTCTAGGTATTACCATTGCAATGGGAATTTCCCAGGTGGCCGATATTCCTACGGTAATTACTCCATTTTCCATTATACTATCGTTTGGTGTAGCCGCTACCGTAGGTTTAATCTTCGGTATTGCCCCGGCTCGCCGAGCAGCCAACCAAGACCCTATCACCTCGCTTCGCTATGAATAA
- a CDS encoding ABC transporter ATP-binding protein: MSSIIETQHIAKTYRMGGEKVHALKDISIQVNQGEYVAFMGPSGSGKSTLMNIVGCLDTPTSGTYILNNNNVSDLSESDLATIRNKEIGFVFQTFNLLPRSSALDNVALPLIYAGVGKADRHDRAMEVLSSVGLGDRAYHKPNELSGGQRQRVAIARALINNPSIILADEPTGNLDTKTSYDVMDLFQDLHDQGNTIIMVTHEDDIAHYSHRIIRLKDGLIETDKINENITRNQVETMNNVQ, translated from the coding sequence ATGAGCTCAATTATTGAGACCCAGCACATTGCGAAAACCTACCGCATGGGTGGGGAAAAAGTACACGCACTCAAAGATATTTCCATTCAAGTAAACCAGGGGGAGTACGTGGCTTTCATGGGGCCTTCTGGCTCGGGAAAATCTACGTTGATGAATATAGTGGGTTGTTTGGATACTCCTACTTCGGGCACCTACATTCTGAATAATAATAACGTAAGTGATCTTTCTGAAAGTGACTTAGCTACGATCCGGAATAAGGAAATTGGCTTCGTCTTCCAGACGTTTAATCTACTGCCCCGCTCTTCTGCCCTAGATAATGTAGCCTTACCATTGATTTACGCCGGAGTAGGTAAAGCCGATCGGCACGATCGCGCGATGGAAGTACTGAGCAGCGTGGGTTTAGGCGACCGAGCCTACCATAAGCCTAACGAACTTTCGGGAGGGCAACGGCAGCGAGTCGCTATTGCGCGGGCACTGATTAACAATCCCAGTATCATTCTGGCAGATGAGCCAACGGGGAATCTCGACACCAAAACATCTTACGACGTAATGGATTTGTTTCAGGACTTACACGATCAGGGGAACACCATCATTATGGTAACCCACGAAGATGACATCGCCCATTACTCCCATCGGATTATTCGCCTAAAGGACGGATTGATTGAGACAGATAAGATTAATGAGAACATTACGCGCAATCAGGTGGAAACAATGAACAATGTGCAATGA
- a CDS encoding multidrug DMT transporter permease: MLIIESYTTAVILLIITMLCWGSWANTQKLATQKWPFQLFYWDYTLGIVLLSLIFSLTIGSNGELGRSFWEDLQQAEGSALQSAFIGGVVFNIANLLLVAAIDIAGMAVAFPVGIGLALVLGVIVNYVAVPVGNPWILFGGVLLVTVAVVLDAMAYRQKEQGASVSNKGLWLSIVAGVLMGFFFRFVAASVATDFEYPQAGLMTPYTAVFVFSIGIFLSNFLWNTFFMYRPLKGEKVSYADYFSQGNLRLHLIGILGGAIWCVGMSFSMLTSEQAGFAISYGLGQGATMVAAAWGVFVWREFAEAPSKTQRLIYAMFTFFIVGLALVIMARII; encoded by the coding sequence ATGCTTATTATTGAATCATATACCACAGCTGTGATTCTGCTGATCATCACCATGCTATGCTGGGGTTCCTGGGCAAATACGCAGAAGCTGGCAACGCAAAAGTGGCCGTTTCAATTATTCTACTGGGATTATACCTTAGGTATTGTACTACTATCACTGATTTTTAGTCTTACGATAGGAAGCAACGGAGAACTAGGTCGTAGCTTTTGGGAGGATTTACAACAGGCCGAAGGTTCAGCCCTTCAGTCCGCTTTTATTGGTGGAGTAGTATTTAATATTGCGAATTTGCTACTAGTAGCTGCTATCGATATTGCCGGAATGGCCGTTGCCTTTCCAGTGGGAATTGGTCTGGCGTTAGTACTAGGAGTGATCGTTAACTACGTAGCGGTGCCGGTCGGTAACCCGTGGATTCTGTTCGGGGGAGTGTTGTTGGTCACAGTCGCTGTTGTGCTAGATGCAATGGCTTATCGGCAGAAAGAACAAGGAGCATCAGTTTCTAACAAAGGGCTGTGGTTATCAATTGTTGCTGGAGTGCTTATGGGCTTTTTCTTTCGGTTTGTAGCTGCTTCGGTCGCTACCGATTTTGAGTATCCTCAAGCCGGACTGATGACTCCGTACACTGCAGTATTTGTATTTTCTATCGGGATATTTCTGTCTAACTTCCTTTGGAACACCTTCTTTATGTACCGCCCCCTCAAAGGTGAGAAGGTAAGTTACGCCGACTATTTTTCCCAAGGTAACCTCCGTCTGCACTTGATTGGAATTTTGGGTGGAGCTATCTGGTGCGTAGGCATGTCATTCAGTATGCTAACTTCCGAGCAAGCCGGATTTGCCATCTCCTACGGATTAGGGCAAGGCGCTACCATGGTTGCCGCGGCCTGGGGAGTATTTGTCTGGCGGGAGTTTGCCGAAGCTCCGTCCAAAACCCAACGATTGATCTACGCGATGTTTACATTTTTTATCGTGGGTCTGGCATTAGTGATTATGGCTCGAATTATCTGA
- a CDS encoding TolC family protein: MNKSYWFSLFLLLLTLKPAVAQDSLARQYNLPEIVDIALGRSPDALLAETRKENRYWEWRDFRADYMPNVFLSGTLPDFNRANEPITQEDGTIEFRPVRQNLARVNLFARQVIGYTGTEIFLNSNAQRFDDYERDVTRYTGEPARIGINQQIFQYNPFKWNNLIEPLRYEESRKVYSEDLEQIAIDATDLYFDVLLAQVTLELAQTNLANNDTIFQIAQGRFNLGKIGENLLLQSELNVMEARQQFAQAELDLETSSLSLKTFIGLNDKQDVVLTLPNDIPVFTVDSEVAIQEALNNRSDAVAYVRRLKEAESRVALAKGESGLSVDISASYGLTQRSDEFIDLYNDPENQQRLQVEFSIPILDWGRTKSQVKQAQASYKLAQYTVEQEKINFEQEVYTQVRTFDMLRNQVEIAETADDIANRSYEIAKQRYLIGKVDITDLNQALEKKDNARQQYIQSLSDFWAAYYTLRQLTLYDFARNEPLYVEEGESGMQ; the protein is encoded by the coding sequence ATGAATAAATCATATTGGTTTTCACTTTTCTTGCTACTGCTCACCCTAAAACCAGCCGTAGCCCAGGACTCGCTTGCCCGACAATATAATTTGCCCGAAATCGTAGATATTGCTTTGGGTCGTTCGCCCGACGCGCTACTGGCTGAGACCAGAAAGGAGAATCGCTACTGGGAGTGGCGAGACTTCCGAGCTGACTACATGCCCAATGTATTTCTAAGCGGCACATTACCCGATTTTAATCGGGCGAATGAACCTATTACGCAAGAAGACGGAACGATAGAATTTCGCCCGGTACGGCAAAATCTAGCCAGGGTCAATTTATTTGCCCGACAGGTTATTGGATATACTGGAACTGAGATATTTCTAAATTCTAACGCTCAGCGATTTGATGATTACGAACGGGATGTGACCCGTTATACCGGAGAACCGGCTCGCATCGGTATCAATCAGCAGATATTTCAATACAACCCATTCAAGTGGAATAATTTGATTGAGCCTTTACGCTACGAAGAGTCGCGTAAAGTGTATTCGGAAGACTTAGAGCAAATTGCCATTGATGCTACCGATCTATATTTCGATGTATTGTTAGCGCAAGTTACCCTAGAATTAGCCCAAACTAACTTAGCTAATAACGATACGATCTTTCAGATAGCTCAAGGGCGATTCAATCTAGGTAAGATTGGTGAGAATTTACTGCTACAATCGGAGCTAAACGTGATGGAGGCCCGCCAACAGTTCGCCCAAGCTGAGTTAGATTTAGAGACCTCAAGCCTGTCGCTCAAAACGTTTATTGGACTCAATGATAAACAAGATGTTGTGCTAACATTACCCAATGATATTCCAGTATTTACAGTAGACTCGGAGGTAGCTATTCAGGAAGCTTTAAACAACCGAAGCGATGCAGTAGCCTACGTTCGCCGACTTAAAGAAGCTGAAAGCCGTGTTGCTTTAGCTAAGGGAGAAAGTGGGCTAAGTGTAGATATATCAGCTTCTTACGGCTTAACGCAACGTTCTGATGAATTCATAGATTTGTACAATGATCCGGAAAATCAACAGCGGTTACAGGTTGAGTTTAGTATTCCAATACTAGATTGGGGCAGAACCAAATCACAAGTGAAACAGGCACAAGCTAGCTATAAATTAGCGCAATACACCGTAGAGCAGGAAAAAATAAACTTTGAGCAAGAGGTATATACCCAAGTACGTACTTTTGATATGCTGCGTAACCAAGTAGAGATAGCTGAGACTGCCGATGACATTGCCAACCGCAGTTACGAAATTGCCAAGCAACGCTACCTGATTGGTAAGGTTGATATTACCGATTTGAATCAAGCCCTGGAGAAGAAAGATAACGCTCGCCAGCAGTACATCCAGTCATTGAGTGATTTTTGGGCGGCTTACTACACGCTCCGCCAGCTTACCCTTTACGATTTTGCCCGTAACGAACCGCTTTATGTAGAAGAAGGAGAGTCGGGTATGCAATAA